A single region of the Prochlorococcus marinus str. MIT 0917 genome encodes:
- a CDS encoding ribonuclease J: MTSSSMNSQGSKNNQSKSPCLRIIPLGGLGEIGKNTCVFEYGDDIMILDAGLAFPTDGMHGVNVVMPDTTYLRENQSRIRGLVVTHGHEDHIGGISHHLKNFNIPIVYGPPLAMSMLRGKMEEAGVADRTTIQVCGPREVIKVGQHFSVEFVRNTHSISDSYSFAVTTPVGVVFFTGDFKFDHTPPDGQPSDLARMAHYGDKGVLCLLSDSTNSEVTGFTPSEYSVFPNLDRYIATAEGRVMVTTFASSTHRVAMLLELAMKNGRKVGLLGRSMLNVVGKARELGYMRFPDDLFFPIKQIRDLPDRETFLLMTGSQGESMAALSRIARGEHQHVQLKTSDTVIFSASPIPGNTISVMHTIDKLIKLGAKVIYGKDKGIHVSGHGCQEDQKWMLGLTRPKYFIPVHGEYRMQVLHGKTAVSMGVHPENVLVMENGDVAELRPDSLVQGSPVKSGVELLDSSRTGVVDTRVLKERQQLADDGVITVLAPISTDGVMVAPPRVNLRGVITNVDAKTMLNWTEREINWVLENRWKQLVMKTGAKSVEVDWIGLQREVESGLSRRLRREVQAEPLILCLVQPAPGGTRAYKPQLDQQLESRQVVKKNADKGPNKANNSPVTNKEPSAPVEQKTTSERNSGEMPSGRTRRRRSAIS, from the coding sequence ATGACATCAAGTTCAATGAATTCTCAAGGTTCAAAAAATAATCAATCGAAATCTCCTTGCTTGAGGATTATTCCCTTAGGCGGCCTCGGAGAAATTGGAAAAAATACCTGCGTCTTTGAATATGGTGATGACATCATGATTCTTGATGCTGGTCTGGCTTTCCCAACAGACGGGATGCATGGAGTAAATGTTGTCATGCCAGACACTACTTATTTACGTGAAAATCAAAGTCGAATAAGGGGTTTGGTCGTAACTCATGGACATGAAGATCATATTGGTGGCATTTCTCATCATTTAAAGAACTTTAATATTCCCATTGTGTATGGTCCGCCACTGGCTATGTCTATGCTTAGGGGGAAAATGGAGGAAGCAGGAGTTGCTGATCGGACAACAATACAAGTATGTGGACCAAGAGAAGTTATCAAAGTTGGACAACATTTTTCAGTTGAATTTGTAAGAAATACACATTCAATTTCTGATAGTTACTCTTTCGCAGTAACAACTCCTGTAGGAGTAGTATTTTTTACTGGTGATTTTAAGTTTGACCATACTCCGCCTGATGGTCAGCCTTCAGACTTAGCCAGAATGGCTCACTATGGAGATAAAGGTGTTCTTTGCCTTCTATCTGATTCAACGAACTCTGAAGTCACAGGATTCACCCCTTCTGAATATTCTGTTTTTCCAAATTTAGATAGATACATTGCGACTGCAGAGGGCAGAGTTATGGTTACTACATTTGCCAGTTCAACTCATCGCGTAGCGATGCTTTTAGAGTTAGCGATGAAAAATGGTAGAAAAGTTGGCTTGCTAGGACGTTCAATGCTCAATGTGGTCGGGAAAGCAAGAGAGCTGGGATATATGCGTTTCCCTGATGATTTGTTTTTCCCAATTAAACAGATTAGAGATTTGCCTGACAGAGAGACTTTTTTATTGATGACAGGTAGTCAAGGAGAATCAATGGCTGCTTTGAGTCGTATCGCTAGAGGTGAGCATCAACATGTTCAGTTGAAAACAAGTGACACTGTCATTTTTTCTGCTAGTCCTATTCCTGGAAATACTATTTCTGTAATGCATACGATTGATAAATTAATAAAATTGGGTGCAAAAGTTATTTATGGCAAAGACAAAGGTATTCATGTTTCAGGCCATGGATGCCAAGAAGACCAAAAATGGATGCTTGGATTAACTAGACCTAAATACTTTATTCCTGTTCATGGGGAGTACCGAATGCAAGTTCTACATGGAAAAACTGCTGTATCGATGGGGGTTCATCCAGAGAATGTTTTGGTTATGGAAAATGGTGACGTTGCTGAATTAAGACCAGATTCTCTTGTGCAAGGGTCACCAGTTAAATCAGGAGTTGAATTATTAGATTCCTCTAGGACAGGGGTTGTAGATACTCGAGTCTTAAAAGAACGTCAGCAACTTGCTGATGATGGAGTTATTACTGTGCTTGCTCCAATTAGTACTGATGGCGTAATGGTTGCACCTCCAAGGGTCAATCTTCGTGGTGTTATAACAAATGTTGATGCTAAAACAATGCTCAATTGGACTGAAAGAGAGATTAATTGGGTCTTGGAAAATCGATGGAAACAGCTTGTTATGAAGACAGGAGCTAAGTCAGTTGAGGTCGATTGGATTGGATTGCAAAGAGAGGTTGAATCAGGCTTATCTCGTCGATTAAGAAGGGAGGTTCAAGCTGAACCATTAATCCTTTGTCTTGTTCAACCTGCTCCTGGTGGGACTCGTGCATATAAACCTCAACTTGATCAACAGCTAGAATCAAGACAAGTAGTTAAGAAAAATGCTGATAAAGGGCCAAATAAGGCAAACAATTCACCCGTAACAAATAAAGAGCCAAGTGCACCAGTGGAACAAAAAACAACTAGCGAAAGGAATTCAGGTGAAATGCCATCTGGAAGAACAAGACGACGCAGATCTGCGATTAGTTAG
- the tilS gene encoding tRNA lysidine(34) synthetase TilS: protein MSWSKWHTRLHKRLKQNKSLLPINSTLLLAISGGQDSMALLKLIIDLKRLYKWQIEIWHGDHQWHAKSGEIEEELKLWCLNRQISFHSNKADKKEVPNEEKARDWRYRNLIIKAKFLSSKNIHSPFTRILTAHTATDRAETVIMNLARGTDLVGLTTLKEQRTIENYLDLARPLLIFNRQETLQICKDFDLPIWIDPSNENINLTRNKIRKEILPILNSIYNGADSRIASVANRLESYNEDQKLFAKLAIESCQGEKINSLSKIKLLSLTNSIRKIIISNWLKQLGVRSVTALQIEEINTKISQRKPPGTIHLHGEFLIRWDKKTIYISNKTN from the coding sequence ATGTCTTGGAGTAAATGGCATACGCGTTTACACAAAAGGCTGAAACAAAATAAATCTCTGCTTCCCATTAACTCCACACTTCTTTTAGCCATATCTGGTGGCCAAGATTCGATGGCTCTTCTTAAATTAATTATTGATCTAAAAAGACTATATAAATGGCAAATAGAAATCTGGCATGGAGATCACCAATGGCATGCTAAATCCGGGGAAATAGAAGAAGAGTTAAAACTTTGGTGCCTAAATAGGCAAATATCATTTCACTCTAATAAAGCAGATAAAAAAGAAGTACCTAATGAAGAAAAGGCAAGAGATTGGAGATATAGAAATCTAATAATAAAAGCCAAGTTTTTATCATCAAAGAATATACATTCTCCGTTTACCAGAATATTAACTGCTCATACAGCTACTGATCGAGCAGAAACAGTAATAATGAACTTAGCGAGAGGAACTGATCTGGTTGGACTTACTACTCTTAAAGAGCAAAGAACTATAGAGAATTATTTAGACTTGGCAAGACCTCTCCTGATCTTTAATAGACAAGAGACTCTTCAAATTTGTAAAGATTTTGATTTGCCAATTTGGATTGATCCTTCAAATGAAAATATTAATTTGACAAGAAATAAAATAAGAAAAGAAATTTTACCAATTCTAAATTCAATCTATAATGGAGCAGACTCTAGAATAGCTTCTGTTGCTAATAGACTTGAAAGTTATAACGAAGACCAAAAATTATTTGCAAAACTGGCAATAGAATCTTGCCAAGGAGAAAAAATCAATTCTCTATCAAAAATAAAACTATTAAGTTTAACAAACTCTATTAGAAAAATAATTATTTCTAATTGGTTAAAACAATTAGGCGTAAGAAGTGTAACTGCTTTACAAATCGAAGAAATAAATACCAAAATATCTCAAAGAAAACCACCTGGAACCATCCATCTTCATGGAGAATTCCTCATAAGATGGGATAAAAAAACTATATATATATCAAACAAAACAAATTAA
- a CDS encoding DUF561 domain-containing protein, which translates to MTRLQTLPVSLQKSIQNRSLLKVISGLSNFNQESVFLIAKAAGHGGADLLDIACEPKLVELAVEASSIPVCVSSVEPILFPEAVKAGASMIEIGNFDSFYPDGRFFSADEVLSLAAESRRLLPEVFLSVTVPHVLPLDRQAQLALDLVDRGVDLIQTEGGTSSKPMSPGTLGLIEKASPTLAATFVIASALKESNYDVPVICASGLSEVTVPMALSTGANGVGIGSAVNKLNTELAMIATVNGLRQAIDTFKFVTTVNL; encoded by the coding sequence ATGACACGTTTACAGACATTGCCAGTTTCACTTCAAAAGAGTATTCAAAATAGATCTTTATTGAAAGTAATTTCTGGTTTAAGTAACTTTAATCAAGAATCAGTATTTCTAATTGCGAAAGCAGCAGGTCATGGGGGAGCCGACTTGTTGGACATTGCTTGTGAACCAAAATTAGTAGAGCTAGCTGTAGAGGCCTCTAGTATTCCTGTGTGTGTCAGTTCGGTGGAACCAATACTTTTCCCTGAAGCTGTGAAAGCAGGAGCATCAATGATTGAGATTGGGAATTTTGATTCTTTTTATCCAGATGGGCGTTTTTTCTCGGCTGATGAGGTGCTTTCATTAGCTGCTGAATCTCGACGTCTTTTACCTGAAGTGTTTTTGTCAGTGACAGTTCCGCATGTGTTGCCTTTAGATAGGCAAGCTCAATTAGCGTTAGACCTTGTCGATAGAGGGGTCGACTTAATTCAGACAGAAGGAGGCACAAGTTCTAAACCCATGAGCCCTGGGACTTTAGGTTTAATAGAAAAAGCATCACCTACTTTGGCTGCGACTTTCGTTATCGCATCTGCTTTAAAGGAGAGTAATTATGATGTGCCTGTGATATGTGCTTCTGGACTCTCTGAAGTCACTGTCCCCATGGCTTTATCAACGGGAGCTAATGGGGTTGGTATTGGTTCAGCAGTCAATAAATTAAATACTGAATTAGCTATGATTGCGACCGTCAATGGTCTTAGACAGGCTATAGATACCTTTAAATTTGTTACCACGGTTAATCTATGA
- the uvrB gene encoding excinuclease ABC subunit UvrB, protein MPEYKLKAPYVPKGDQPSAIKGLVGGVNGGEKFQTLLGATGTGKTFTIANLIAQTGRPALVLAHNKTLAAQLCNELREFFPDNAVEYFISYYDYYQPEAYVPVSDTYIAKTSSINEEIDMLRHSATRSLFERDDVIVVASISCIYGLGIPSEYLKASVKFKVGQSIDLRSCLRSLVSNQYTRNDIEISRGRFRVRGDVLEIGPAYDDRLVRLELFGDEIESISYVDPTTGEILNKIDSINIYPAKHFVTPKDRLESAIKAIRKELKDRLEFLNQEGKLLEAQRLEQRTIYDLEMLKEVGYCNGVENYARHLSGREPGSAPECLIDYFPKDWLLLIDESHVTCPQLRAMYNGDQARKKVLIDHGFRLPSAADNRPLKDTEFWNKAKQTVFISATPGDWELSQSPGNIVEQVIRPTGVLDPLVEVRPTDGQVDDLLFEIRKRASKKQRILVTTLTKRMAEDLTDYLSENKIRVRYLHSEIHSIERIEIIQDLRLGEYDVLVGVNLLREGLDLPEVSLVVILDADKEGFLRAQRSLIQTIGRAARHVEGLALLYADKMTDSMAKAISETERRREIQNTYNIENGITPKPAGKKASNSILSFLELSRRLNQDGTTDDFVDIADKLIDHSSKESDNGMSLESLPELIEKLESKMKITAKELDFEKAAILRDRIKKLRHRLVGK, encoded by the coding sequence ATGCCTGAATATAAACTTAAAGCTCCTTACGTTCCGAAAGGTGACCAACCATCAGCTATTAAAGGGCTTGTTGGAGGTGTAAATGGCGGAGAAAAGTTTCAAACTTTATTAGGTGCAACTGGAACAGGAAAGACTTTTACTATAGCTAATTTGATAGCGCAAACTGGTAGACCTGCATTGGTTTTGGCTCATAACAAAACACTTGCAGCTCAATTATGTAATGAATTAAGGGAGTTTTTTCCTGATAATGCCGTTGAATATTTCATCTCTTATTATGATTATTATCAACCAGAAGCTTATGTTCCAGTAAGTGATACTTATATAGCAAAGACTTCATCAATTAATGAAGAAATAGATATGTTACGCCACTCTGCTACTAGATCTTTATTCGAACGAGATGATGTCATAGTTGTTGCGTCAATTAGTTGTATATATGGTTTGGGAATCCCAAGTGAATATTTAAAGGCTTCTGTAAAGTTTAAAGTTGGTCAAAGTATTGATTTAAGATCTTGTCTGAGATCATTAGTCTCTAATCAATATACACGTAATGATATCGAAATTAGTAGAGGTAGATTTAGAGTTAGAGGAGATGTATTAGAAATAGGCCCAGCATATGATGACAGACTTGTAAGACTTGAATTATTTGGAGATGAAATTGAAAGTATTAGCTATGTCGATCCTACTACTGGAGAAATATTAAATAAAATAGACTCAATTAACATATATCCAGCAAAACATTTTGTTACACCTAAAGATCGCCTAGAATCTGCAATTAAAGCAATAAGAAAAGAGTTAAAAGACAGATTAGAATTTCTTAATCAAGAGGGTAAATTACTTGAGGCTCAAAGGTTAGAACAACGAACAATTTATGATTTAGAAATGTTAAAAGAAGTTGGATACTGTAATGGAGTTGAAAATTATGCTCGTCATCTCTCCGGAAGAGAACCTGGCTCAGCGCCAGAATGCCTAATTGATTATTTTCCTAAAGACTGGTTATTACTTATCGATGAAAGTCATGTTACTTGTCCTCAATTAAGAGCTATGTACAATGGTGATCAAGCTAGAAAAAAAGTGCTAATAGATCATGGCTTTAGACTACCAAGTGCAGCTGATAATCGTCCTTTAAAGGATACAGAATTTTGGAATAAAGCAAAACAAACTGTTTTTATAAGTGCTACTCCTGGTGATTGGGAATTGTCCCAATCACCAGGAAATATAGTTGAGCAAGTTATAAGACCTACAGGGGTCCTAGACCCGTTAGTTGAAGTTCGTCCTACAGATGGTCAAGTTGACGATTTACTTTTCGAAATTAGAAAAAGAGCATCTAAAAAACAAAGAATACTTGTCACAACTCTCACTAAAAGAATGGCTGAAGATCTTACAGATTATTTATCTGAAAATAAAATAAGAGTTCGCTATTTACATTCAGAGATTCATTCAATCGAGCGAATTGAAATTATTCAAGATTTACGACTGGGAGAATATGATGTTTTAGTCGGAGTTAATCTTCTGAGAGAAGGTTTAGATTTACCTGAAGTCTCGCTTGTAGTAATACTAGATGCAGATAAAGAAGGATTTTTAAGAGCACAAAGATCTTTAATACAAACAATTGGTCGAGCAGCAAGACATGTTGAAGGTTTAGCTTTGTTATATGCGGATAAAATGACCGACTCTATGGCAAAGGCTATTAGTGAGACTGAAAGACGTCGTGAAATTCAAAATACTTATAACATTGAGAACGGCATTACTCCTAAGCCAGCAGGTAAGAAAGCAAGTAATTCAATTCTTTCTTTCTTAGAGCTTTCCAGAAGATTAAATCAAGATGGAACCACCGATGATTTTGTTGATATTGCTGATAAGTTGATAGATCATAGTTCTAAGGAATCTGATAACGGCATGTCTTTAGAATCTTTGCCTGAATTAATTGAAAAATTGGAATCAAAAATGAAAATAACAGCTAAAGAGCTAGATTTTGAAAAAGCTGCAATTCTAAGAGATCGTATAAAAAAATTAAGGCACAGGTTAGTTGGTAAATGA
- the dapA gene encoding 4-hydroxy-tetrahydrodipicolinate synthase has product MIKSALLSPAPFGRMLTAMVTPFDEDGKVDYGLAADLANYLVDQGSDGIVVCGTTGESPTLTWQEQQKMLETVRNSLGSRAKVLAGTGSNSTAEAIEATKEAANSGADGALVVVPYYNKPPQEGLEIHFRAIAKAAPKLPLMLYNIPGRTGCSISPSIVSKLMDCSNVVSFKAASGTTEEVTQLRNYCGSDLAVYSGDDALVLPMLSVGAVGVVSVASHLVGPNLKKIIDSFLEGKYADALYLHEILQPLFKSLFATTNPIPVKAALQLIGWSVGPPRSPLVSLNSEMKAELVKILSSMRLI; this is encoded by the coding sequence ATGATTAAGTCAGCATTATTATCACCAGCCCCTTTCGGAAGGATGTTAACCGCAATGGTGACTCCATTTGATGAAGATGGGAAAGTTGATTATGGTCTTGCGGCTGATTTGGCAAATTATTTAGTAGATCAAGGTTCAGATGGAATCGTTGTATGTGGAACTACGGGGGAATCACCAACTTTAACTTGGCAAGAACAGCAAAAGATGCTGGAAACAGTAAGAAATTCCCTAGGATCTAGGGCTAAAGTTTTAGCTGGAACAGGAAGTAATTCGACTGCTGAGGCGATTGAGGCTACAAAGGAAGCAGCTAATTCAGGCGCTGATGGTGCGTTAGTTGTTGTTCCCTATTACAACAAGCCACCGCAAGAAGGATTAGAAATTCATTTTCGCGCTATTGCAAAAGCAGCCCCAAAGTTACCTTTGATGCTCTACAACATTCCTGGGCGGACAGGGTGTTCAATATCGCCTAGTATTGTAAGTAAGCTTATGGATTGCAGTAATGTAGTCAGTTTTAAAGCGGCAAGCGGAACTACCGAGGAAGTGACTCAATTAAGAAACTATTGTGGATCAGATCTAGCTGTGTATAGCGGTGATGATGCTTTGGTTTTGCCAATGCTTTCAGTAGGTGCAGTAGGCGTTGTTAGTGTCGCAAGTCATTTAGTTGGTCCTAATTTGAAGAAAATCATAGATAGTTTTTTAGAAGGTAAATATGCTGATGCACTTTATTTGCACGAGATTTTACAACCTCTTTTTAAATCCCTTTTTGCAACCACAAATCCCATTCCTGTGAAAGCGGCACTTCAACTAATCGGTTGGTCTGTTGGACCTCCTCGAAGTCCTTTAGTCTCTTTAAACAGCGAAATGAAAGCAGAACTCGTGAAGATACTCTCTTCTATGAGATTGATTTGA
- a CDS encoding aspartate-semialdehyde dehydrogenase, with protein sequence MNPQILLPNRPLTVAILGSSGAVGKELLSLLEERSFPIKKLILLASHRSAGEMQSFCGTDLKVEETTEDSFENVDLILASAGSSISRKWKDRIKSSGALMIDNSSAFRMDDNVPLVVPEVNPADVSKHKGLISNPNCTTILLALVLSPLTRNIPIKRVVVSTYQSASGAGAMAMEELGKLSQEVLNGITPESKVLPYSLAFNLFLHNSPLQSNNYCEEEMKMVNETRKILGDPELSLTATCVRVPVFRAHSEAVNIEFTKPFSVKEAYEILESAPGVEILEDLENNRFPMPQDVTGRDPISVGRIRQDISNPNALELWLCGDQIRKGAALNAVQIAELLLPKNS encoded by the coding sequence TTGAACCCACAGATTCTTCTTCCAAATAGACCTCTTACAGTTGCGATACTTGGTTCAAGTGGAGCTGTAGGTAAGGAATTATTGAGTTTGCTTGAAGAGAGATCTTTTCCTATAAAAAAATTAATTTTACTTGCTTCTCATCGTTCAGCAGGGGAGATGCAAAGTTTTTGTGGAACAGATTTAAAAGTGGAAGAGACAACTGAAGATAGTTTTGAAAATGTAGATTTAATTTTGGCTTCAGCTGGTAGTTCAATATCTCGAAAGTGGAAAGATAGAATCAAAAGCTCTGGAGCTTTGATGATTGACAACTCCAGTGCATTTAGAATGGACGATAATGTTCCTTTGGTTGTTCCCGAAGTCAATCCTGCTGATGTGAGTAAACACAAAGGTTTAATTTCTAATCCGAATTGCACGACAATTTTATTAGCGTTGGTTCTATCTCCATTGACTAGGAATATTCCTATTAAACGGGTAGTTGTATCAACCTATCAATCAGCTAGTGGTGCAGGTGCAATGGCAATGGAAGAACTAGGAAAATTAAGTCAAGAAGTTTTAAATGGAATAACTCCAGAAAGTAAAGTTCTTCCTTATTCCTTAGCATTTAATCTTTTTTTGCATAATTCACCTTTGCAATCGAATAATTATTGCGAGGAAGAGATGAAAATGGTTAATGAAACCAGAAAGATTCTTGGAGATCCCGAGCTTTCTTTGACCGCAACATGTGTAAGAGTTCCAGTTTTTAGAGCGCATTCCGAAGCGGTCAATATTGAATTTACAAAGCCTTTTTCAGTAAAAGAAGCTTATGAGATTTTGGAATCTGCACCAGGAGTTGAGATCCTTGAGGATTTGGAAAACAATCGTTTTCCGATGCCACAAGATGTAACCGGAAGAGACCCAATATCTGTTGGCCGTATAAGGCAGGATATAAGTAACCCCAATGCTTTGGAACTATGGTTGTGTGGAGATCAAATACGTAAGGGAGCCGCACTTAATGCAGTACAGATTGCTGAACTTTTATTGCCAAAAAACTCATGA